From Streptomyces sp. CMB-StM0423, a single genomic window includes:
- a CDS encoding outer membrane protein assembly factor BamB family protein: MSQPPPPPGRPPSGGFGPPPAEDPQQPGYGYPQTPPPPAPGGGFGAPQEPQQPAQQPQYGYPPAQPPQAPAQPPAPAPQPYGQQTPQQSREQPHYSFAQPAPQHSGGYPQAQVPGMPAKPEAQKLVPVWAIIAAVVAILVVASGTGFFLTRDDADTQAGGGGGGGGGGAKKTVSDSKPAGADGELLFGVPYPQAEEGATWPAEGQWATEKIYAKGELNAVKGYDTATGKEVWELPTAGLVCGASRAVTDDGKAAMLVQDGKVSDPDDTYAPCSEVVVFDVNTGEELWKQHVATADESLKFEYVTIADGTVIASGLSGSAAFPLAGGDPVWQTKPTTECKDHDYASDGTNLLGLVFCGSLNEDMKVQKVDPATGGIYWSYDVPDGVQSVQVLSVEPPVITIGAGKTTETDIFALDEGELRSKISLGTETAGPRYKPGCDYSDGAESCTTVAVDGDTMYLPSREHQGKSDYGDTNEIVAFDLDTGKPTKKYDAGEKRTMVPLRMDGGKIIAYRKGTYDSGGEIVAIDPGSAKEETWLELPNDTAEAESTLTYSDSVPYIFEHGRFYLAQDIISDRDDVEYFALAFGSKEK, encoded by the coding sequence ATGTCGCAGCCGCCACCGCCGCCTGGCCGGCCGCCGTCCGGTGGCTTCGGGCCGCCGCCGGCCGAGGATCCGCAGCAGCCCGGTTACGGATATCCGCAGACTCCGCCGCCGCCCGCGCCAGGCGGCGGCTTCGGCGCGCCGCAGGAGCCGCAACAGCCCGCGCAGCAGCCGCAGTACGGCTACCCGCCGGCGCAGCCGCCGCAGGCCCCGGCCCAGCCTCCGGCCCCGGCCCCGCAGCCGTACGGGCAGCAGACCCCGCAGCAGTCCCGGGAACAGCCGCACTACAGCTTCGCCCAGCCCGCTCCGCAGCACTCGGGCGGCTATCCGCAGGCGCAGGTCCCGGGCATGCCGGCCAAGCCGGAGGCGCAGAAGCTCGTCCCCGTGTGGGCGATCATCGCGGCGGTGGTGGCGATCCTGGTGGTCGCCAGTGGTACGGGCTTCTTCCTCACCCGCGACGACGCCGACACGCAGGCCGGCGGCGGCGGGGGCGGTGGCGGCGGCGGTGCCAAGAAGACCGTCAGCGACAGCAAGCCGGCCGGCGCCGACGGCGAGTTGCTGTTCGGCGTCCCGTACCCGCAGGCCGAGGAGGGCGCGACGTGGCCCGCCGAGGGCCAGTGGGCGACCGAGAAGATCTACGCCAAGGGCGAGCTGAACGCCGTGAAGGGGTACGACACCGCGACCGGCAAGGAAGTCTGGGAGCTGCCGACCGCCGGCCTGGTCTGCGGCGCCTCGCGGGCGGTCACAGACGACGGCAAGGCCGCCATGCTGGTGCAGGACGGCAAGGTCTCCGACCCGGACGACACCTACGCGCCGTGCTCCGAGGTCGTGGTCTTCGACGTCAACACCGGCGAGGAGCTGTGGAAGCAGCACGTGGCGACCGCCGACGAGAGCCTGAAGTTCGAGTACGTGACCATCGCCGACGGCACGGTCATCGCCTCCGGCCTCTCCGGCTCCGCAGCGTTCCCCCTCGCCGGGGGCGACCCGGTGTGGCAGACCAAGCCCACCACCGAGTGCAAGGACCACGACTACGCCAGCGACGGGACGAACCTGCTCGGCCTGGTCTTCTGCGGCTCGCTCAACGAGGACATGAAGGTCCAGAAGGTCGACCCGGCGACCGGCGGCATCTACTGGTCGTACGACGTGCCGGACGGGGTGCAGAGCGTCCAGGTGCTCAGCGTCGAGCCGCCGGTGATCACGATCGGCGCGGGCAAGACCACCGAGACCGACATCTTCGCCCTCGACGAGGGCGAGCTGCGCTCGAAGATCTCCCTGGGCACGGAGACGGCCGGGCCGCGCTACAAGCCGGGTTGCGACTACTCCGACGGCGCGGAGTCGTGTACGACGGTGGCGGTGGACGGCGACACGATGTACCTGCCGTCGCGCGAGCACCAGGGCAAGAGCGACTACGGCGACACGAACGAGATCGTCGCCTTCGACCTCGACACGGGCAAGCCGACGAAGAAGTACGACGCCGGTGAGAAGCGGACCATGGTGCCGCTGCGGATGGACGGCGGCAAGATCATCGCGTACCGGAAGGGGACGTACGACTCCGGCGGCGAGATCGTCGCGATAGATCCGGGCTCCGCCAAGGAGGAGACCTGGCTGGAGCTGCCGAACGACACGGCAGAGGCCGAGTCGACGCTGACCTACAGCGACAGCGTGCCGTACATATTCGAGCACGGCCGGTTCTACCTGGCGCAGGACATCATCAGCGACCGCGACGACGTCGAGTACTTCGCCCTCGCGTTCGGCAGCAAGGAGAAGTGA
- the galK gene encoding galactokinase produces the protein MTAGETTAAGRDAASRGTAETDAAGPGATEAAAAETTAAAFAEMYGEPPAGVWAAPGRVNLIGEHTDYNDGFVMPLALPHTTLAAARRRDDGVLRLHSGDGESRLTELAVDRIDPLTVGGDRGGWAAYPAGVVWALRRTVDAFADFAGADIHYESTVPTGAGLSSSAALEVSTALALSDLYGLGLDPVGLAKVGQHAENDFVGVPSGIMDQMASACCTAGNVLYLDTRDLTQRAVPFDLAAEGLTLLVVDTQVKHALGDGEYAERRAGCEAAARTLGVPALRDVPYAELDAALARLTDPAVRPLVRHVVTEDRRVEECIALLDAGRTRDIGPVLLAGHASLRDDFRVSCRELDVVVESSVAAGALGARMTGGGFGGSAIVLAGTDAADTVGKAVESAFAAADFGPPRIFAAVPGAGARRLV, from the coding sequence ATGACGGCCGGGGAGACGACGGCGGCGGGCCGGGACGCGGCGAGCCGCGGCACCGCGGAGACGGACGCGGCGGGACCGGGCGCGACGGAGGCGGCCGCGGCGGAGACGACGGCCGCGGCGTTCGCGGAGATGTACGGGGAGCCGCCCGCCGGGGTGTGGGCCGCGCCCGGGCGCGTCAACCTCATCGGCGAACACACCGACTACAACGACGGCTTCGTCATGCCGCTCGCCCTCCCGCACACCACCCTCGCCGCCGCCCGCCGCCGCGACGACGGCGTGCTGCGGCTGCACTCGGGCGACGGCGAATCGCGCCTGACCGAGCTGGCCGTCGACCGCATCGATCCCCTGACCGTCGGCGGCGACCGCGGCGGCTGGGCCGCCTACCCGGCGGGCGTGGTGTGGGCGCTGCGCCGCACCGTCGACGCCTTCGCGGACTTCGCCGGCGCCGACATCCACTACGAGAGCACGGTCCCCACGGGCGCCGGGCTCTCCTCGTCGGCGGCCCTTGAGGTCTCCACCGCGCTGGCGCTCAGCGACCTGTACGGCCTGGGCCTCGACCCCGTAGGGCTGGCGAAGGTCGGCCAGCACGCCGAGAACGACTTCGTCGGCGTACCCAGCGGGATCATGGACCAGATGGCCTCCGCCTGCTGCACCGCGGGCAACGTGCTCTATCTCGACACCCGCGACCTCACGCAGCGCGCCGTGCCCTTCGACCTCGCCGCCGAGGGGCTCACCCTGCTCGTCGTCGACACGCAGGTCAAACACGCCCTGGGCGACGGCGAGTACGCCGAGCGGCGGGCCGGCTGCGAGGCGGCGGCGCGGACGCTGGGCGTACCGGCGCTGCGCGACGTGCCGTACGCGGAGCTGGACGCCGCGCTGGCCCGGCTGACGGACCCGGCGGTGCGCCCGCTCGTCCGGCACGTCGTCACCGAGGACCGCCGCGTCGAGGAGTGCATCGCGCTGCTCGACGCCGGCCGCACCCGCGACATCGGCCCCGTGCTGCTCGCCGGACACGCCTCGCTGCGCGACGACTTCCGCGTCTCCTGCCGCGAACTCGACGTGGTCGTCGAGTCGTCGGTCGCCGCGGGCGCGCTCGGCGCGCGCATGACCGGGGGCGGCTTCGGCGGCTCGGCGATCGTGCTGGCCGGGACGGACGCGGCCGACACGGTCGGCAAGGCCGTCGAATCGGCCTTCGCCGCCGCGGACTTCGGCCCGCCGCGGATCTTCGCCGCAGTCCCCGGCGCGGGCGCCCGCCGCCTGGTCTGA
- the galE gene encoding UDP-glucose 4-epimerase GalE — MSHDVAGGAGGAGGGGRKYLVTGGAGYVGSVVAAHLLAAGHAVTVVDDLSTGFREGVPEGAEFVEDRIQHAAKWLDSSYDGVLHFAAFSQVGESVTHPEKYWRNNVGGTLELLAAMRDAGVRRLVFSSTAATYGEPESVPITEDAVTAPTNPYGASKLAVDQMIGAECHAHGLAAASLRYFNVAGAYLPAQGGGPYGERHDPESHLIPLVLQVALGRRESISVFGDDYPTPDGTCIRDYIHVADLAEAHLLALDAVRPGEHRICNLGNGAGFSVREVIETVRQVTGHPVPEVVAPRRAGDPAVLVASAQAAKEQLGWRPSRTELAGIVSDAWDFARRGSGAGEGGGDA; from the coding sequence GGGGGTGCCGGAGGTGCCGGGGGCGGCGGGCGGAAGTATCTGGTGACCGGTGGGGCGGGGTACGTGGGGAGCGTCGTCGCGGCGCACCTGCTCGCCGCCGGGCACGCGGTGACCGTGGTCGACGACCTGTCGACCGGGTTCCGCGAGGGGGTGCCGGAGGGCGCCGAGTTCGTCGAGGACCGGATCCAGCACGCCGCGAAGTGGCTGGACTCCTCGTACGACGGCGTGCTGCACTTCGCCGCCTTCTCGCAGGTCGGTGAGTCCGTCACGCACCCCGAGAAGTACTGGCGCAACAACGTCGGCGGCACCCTGGAGCTGCTCGCCGCGATGCGCGACGCGGGCGTGCGGCGGCTGGTGTTCTCCTCCACCGCCGCCACCTACGGCGAGCCGGAGTCCGTGCCGATCACCGAGGACGCCGTCACCGCGCCGACGAACCCGTACGGGGCCTCCAAGCTCGCCGTCGACCAGATGATCGGCGCGGAGTGCCACGCCCACGGGCTGGCCGCCGCGTCGCTGCGCTACTTCAACGTCGCCGGCGCCTATCTGCCCGCGCAGGGCGGCGGCCCGTACGGCGAGCGGCACGACCCCGAGTCGCACCTGATCCCGCTGGTGCTCCAAGTCGCCCTGGGGCGGCGCGAATCGATCTCCGTCTTCGGCGACGACTACCCCACCCCCGACGGCACCTGCATCCGCGACTACATCCACGTCGCGGACCTCGCCGAGGCGCATCTGCTCGCGCTCGACGCGGTACGCCCCGGGGAGCACCGCATCTGCAACCTCGGCAACGGTGCGGGGTTCTCCGTGCGCGAGGTCATCGAGACGGTCCGCCAGGTGACGGGGCACCCCGTGCCCGAGGTGGTCGCGCCGCGGCGGGCCGGGGACCCGGCGGTGCTGGTGGCCTCGGCGCAGGCGGCGAAGGAGCAGTTGGGCTGGCGGCCGTCGCGTACGGAGCTGGCGGGGATCGTGTCGGATGCCTGGGACTTCGCACGGCGGGGTTCGGGCGCGGGGGAAGGCGGAGGGGACGCATGA